In the Silene latifolia isolate original U9 population chromosome 1, ASM4854445v1, whole genome shotgun sequence genome, CGGGGGAGTCAACCAAGGGTGCTGTGGGGGAGGTCACAGGGGTGGTTGCGGGTGTCGTGGTAGGGGATGTGGGACCAGCCGTAGCAGTGGGTGTGGACTGCAGGTAGTGTGTTAAAAACGGGTAGTTGTCGCTGTCCAAAAAAGAATAGGAGGACTCGGGTATGTTGGGTAATGAGGTAAAAGGGAAAATAGACTCATTAAACGTAACATGTCGAGCCGTAATGATTTTACGCGAGGACTTATCATAGCATAAGTAGCCACGATGTTGGGACGGGTAACCGATGAGCACACAAGGGGTAGCTCGGGCGGCGAGCTTATGTATAGAGGAGGAGGGTATGTGTGGAAAGCATAAACATCCAAATGTCCGTAAGTGAGAATAAGATGGTGTCCTTAAGTAAAGACTAGAGGTTGGAGATTTGAGGTTATTGGCTTTGCTAGGTAAAATGTTGTGTAAATATGTAGCTACGGAGAGAGCATGGTGCCACATCGAGGGCGGTAAGTTGGCGCGTAAAAGAAGAGTTCTAACCATATTGTTAATTGTTCGAATTTTACGCTCGGCCTTACCATTTTGTGGTGATGTGTGCGGACAAGAAAGGCGGAAAATCATACCCTTTTGTTTGAAGAAGTCGTGAAATTGGGAATTGTCGTATTCACGACCATTATCGCACTGTAGATTTTTAATGGGTCGATTAAATTGAGTGGAAATTAAGGCATGAAATTTACTGAAAATACCAAATACTTCGGACTTATGTCGTATTGGGAAGGTCCATAAAAAATTCGTATAATCATCCAAAAATAAGACATAAAACCGATGACCCATAGAACTAATAATAGGAGAGGTCCATAAATCATTGTGTACGATATCAAACGGGAAAAGAGTGTGAGAAGTGGATAAAGAAAAAGGTAGCTTAACATGTTTACCCAActgacaagaatgacaaaaaaTGTTTGAGGACAATTTGGATGGAATGACATTATTATTGCGTAAAACACTAAAAACAGCCGGTCCAGGATGGCCTAATCGATCATGCCAAGTTGGAGCGGTGATGACAGCAAGAGCTTGAGGTGAGGTAGAAGTCGGGGTGGGTGCTTTGAAAAGAGGGTAAAGGTCGCCCGTGCTACTGCGTCTCAAAAGCGGCTTCCCCGTCCGCAAGTCCTTCACGGTAAAACCAAATGGGTCAAACTCAACAGAAACATTATTATCAGTTGTCAATTTGCGAACAGATACAAGGTTTTTAATAATGTTAGGGGCGTGGAGGACATTTTTTAACAGGAGGGGGGGCATAGGTGACGGAAGTGTCTTGGCACCACAACCAAGAATGGGAATTTCAGTACCATTTCCGACTATAATTTTTCTACCATTACTCAAATTAAAATAAGAAACAAGGGTACCTTCATTCGACGTCATATGGGAAGACGCTCCCGTATCCAAGTACCAGTTCTCATCGGGTTGCTGTAGCGTCATCGTTTGCATAGCCGCGGCGATATCAGTAGGAACCAGAGCACCCTGTGGAACCCCAGCTGATGGCGACTGCGCGATAAACGCCTGTGGATGCGGCCCTAAGATACCAGGTCCGCGATTGGGTGCAGGTGGCGCCCACCCCGAAGTAGGATACGGGCAGGGTGGCACGGCCCatgcttgctgctgctgctgccacGGAGGCCGAGTCAAAGGGACCCACGCCCAGGCGCGGTTgccttgctgctgctgctgctgtccGTTCCCTTGCTGTTTCGAACTGTCACGGTTGGAGGAGGAGCCTCCACCGCCATGACCCTTGCCACGATAATTCTTCCCTCGATTGCCTTTATTGCGATTGGAATTATTCTGATTGTTATTCCGATTAGAGTTGCTGTCAGAGGAGCGATTAGAATTATCGCCACGAGTCTCATTGTTCGCCAGAAGGGCAGAGTCGGAAACAGTAGCATTATTCTTGTTTTGACGGCTCTCTTCAAGAGTGAGCATGGAACGGGCTTTGTAAAACTGGGGCAAAGGGTCCCGCTGTTGAATTACAGAGGCCACAGTATCATAGCCCTTGGAGAGACCACCAATGAGACGGAGGACAAGGCGTTCCTCGGAAACCGGAGCCCCGACATTGTCCAATTGATCGGCCAACATCTTGACGGCTTGACAGTATGCCGACACATTAGGATAATTGTCCATGTGAACCTGAGAAAATTCTTGCTCGAGATGAACGGCTCTTGAATTTTTGTTATCGTTAAATATGTCCTTGAGACGATCCCACGCTTCTTTGGCCGTGGCACCCGGTTTGAGAATCGTATGGAGCAGATCCAGAGAAATAGTGGCGTAAATCCATTGTTTTACGATTACATCAAGCCGAGTCCATTTTCCATCTTTGTTGATGACAGCGCCTTTGGGAGGGTCAATATGATCAGCCACGTCAAACGCCTGAGCCGCGTTGAGAAAGAGTTCGGCCCAAGAAGCGTAGTGGACGTTTTCAATTTCGAGCGTAATTGGCACATGGTTTTTGATATTTGAGACAGTAAAAGCAGGGTGTAAGGGTGAAGTTTTGGATGTGTCGTTTCCTGTCATGGTGAAGAGGGGGCTCGGGAAATAGGgtttcaagaagaagaagaagaagaaggagaaaagaGGAAGGATCGGTATATAGCTGATACCATATAAGAATTATATTCGATCGTTTCATTAGTCATAATATGATTACATTATATACATGCCAATAGATCATTCTAGGTGATTTGGTTACCATAACTATATGCTACAAACAAGGATACAATAACGTAAATATAGGAACTAAATATTTACATAGTCTAATACGTTCTTCGGTACGGGCCTTCTTCTTCACCCTTGTTCATTAGGGTATAAAAACAACGATGGAGAGGTGGGATTGTTACGCATCGGGCAGCGATGACGGAGACGTGTTGATTGCAAGAGATCTCGAAGACAACCCTCTATTTGACTGCGAATGTCATACAATGCTCTCACATAATGTTCTACTAGTCAATGGCGTGAGTAGCCATGTAGCATATCATCATAATGATTGAAGGCTTGATCAGATTATTGAAATCTTTTTAATTAAGGCCAAGCAAATGGATACCCTTAGTCTTGCCCAACCCTTCATGATTTTCTCTTATATTCATGTTCTTTGACTTATGGGCTTATGGATGACCAATTGACCATGCACTTCTGCAATTTTATTATGCTGAATTTATTTCATTCTATTTTTTTGGTTGCGAATTTTAGAGCTTATCACCAACAAACTACGTAGCTTGTGTGCCCTTGCCAATAGGTTAAAGTATCTTTTATTCAAACAAAGAGTATACATATTATTCATATAGCACACCATTTATCATGTTTGTGTATTTTGCCTCCTCCCTTCACCTGTATTGTGTGTTGGCAATATTGCCTGCAGGTACATATTTCAGGTACGGCCGTTGCAATGTACTCTACTTATCAACCCACGTGGAATTACTTCGGTCGGATCATTTCGATTCTCCTTTAGAGTTATCATGAAATGTACCCGATTCGTTGACCGCATGATGGTTTGAAGGTTATTTCGGATCATGCAATATACCGACTTGTCTATATGAAGAGACTACGAGCTAATCCGAGATGGGTCATTTTGGTTTCTCTTAAGATTTACCTTGCAATGAACCTAATTCGTCGACTCTGAGATGCAAGAGACAAGAGAATGTGAGCTACTCCGAGTCATGAAATATACCGACTTGTCGACGAGAAGAGAAAGATGGCGAGCTACTCTCTTAGGAGATGTCATGCAATGTACCTGACTTGTCGACTGCAAGAGCAAGAGACCGCAAGATACTCAGAGTCAGATCATTTCAACTCTCATAGGATATTTCATGCAATGTACCTGACTCGTCGACTGCAGGAGGTGCAAGAGACAGGAGAATGCGAGCTACTCCGGGTCATGCAATGTATCGACTTGTTGACAGGAAAAGCAAGACGGTGAGCTATTCTCCTAGGAGATGTCATGCAGTGTACCTGACTCATCGACTACAAGAGGCTGTGAAGCACGGAGCACTTTAAaagatcaagccgacgtagttcataaGGAGGAATGATGTTTATTGGAGGTGTGGCTGCACATGAGCTACATTTTCACCCAAGGTGCCTACGTACCTGTAAAGCGTGAAGTACTTTacaagatcaagccgacgtagttcataaGGAGGGatgatgctttttttttttgtggtatgCAATTTATcctcttgcttaggagctttGGTGTGCAGTTTACGCTCTTGCTGAGGAGCCTTCATTGTTGAGCTTCAAGAATAGTAGCGCTTCAAGAATTTTCCGTTGATTGGACCGTACACCGTCTCCAACAACAATCTTATAAGCACCATTTGTATAGACTTCTTGCACCACATATGGGCCATCCCACTTAGAGGTGAATTTACCAACTGGTTTGTAACATGTGATGATTAGCCTTCGTACTGCAAGTACCAGGTCTACCACTTAGAAAGAACGAGGGcacacctttttgttaaatgcgAGTGACAACCTTGCTTGATAACATTGGAGCTTTTATTGAGACTCTAATCTTTTTTCATCGAGAGCCTTCAACTCTGCTAATCGCAATTTGTCATTTTCGTCATCTGTGAGTCCTTCTTGAATAGCGATGCGCAAGAAGGGGATTGCAACTTTAATGGCAACATGACCTCCACTGCATACACCAACGCATACGGGCTTGCCTGAGCAGGTGTTTTGTATGTGGTACGATATGCCCGCAATGCCTCACCA is a window encoding:
- the LOC141646388 gene encoding uncharacterized protein LOC141646388, with the translated sequence MTGNDTSKTSPLHPAFTVSNIKNHVPITLEIENVHYASWAELFLNAAQAFDVADHIDPPKGAVINKDGKWTRLDVIVKQWIYATISLDLLHTILKPGATAKEAWDRLKDIFNDNKNSRAVHLEQEFSQVHMDNYPNVSAYCQAVKMLADQLDNVGAPVSEERLVLRLIGGLSKGYDTVASVIQQRDPLPQFYKARSMLTLEESRQNKNNATVSDSALLANNETRGDNSNRSSDSNSNRNNNQNNSNRNKGNRGKNYRGKGHGGGGSSSNRDSSKQQGNGQQQQQQGNRAWAWVPLTRPPWQQQQQAWAVPPCPYPTSGWAPPAPNRGPGILGPHPQAFIAQSPSAGVPQGALVPTDIAAAMQTMTLQQPDENWYLDTGASSHMTSNEGTLVSYFNLSNGRKIIVGNGTEIPILGCGAKTLPSPMPPLLLKNVLHAPNIIKNLVSVRKLTTDNNVSVEFDPFGFTVKDLRTGKPLLRRSSTGDLYPLFKAPTPTSTSPQALAVITAPTWHDRLGHPGPAVFSVLRNNNVIPSKLSSNIFCHSCQLGKHVKLPFSLSTSHTLFPFDIMTTRAMHGIFKPKPQFDLSVTTTLAPIPKNPIAALHDPHWKQAMTDEFDALLKNKTWVLVPRPSNVNITRCIWLFKHKFKSNGDLERYKARLVVNGRSQQVGIDCDETFSTVVKPATIRTVLSIAISKQWHIHQLDVKNAFLHGHLAETVYMHQPPGFRDPKHPDHVCLLQKSLYGLKQAPRAWYQRFATFVKTIGFTHSICDNSLFILHKGTDTAYILLYVDDIILASSSGSLRDSIIRHLRSEFAMSDLGPLNYFLGVSAIRHKHGLFLHQRKYAEKILSRANMTNCKPARTPVDTKPKLGAAAGAKVTDATLYRSLAGALQYLTFTRPDISYAVQQICLHMHDPRTAHFAALKRIIRYVQGTKHLGLHITKSTVTKLTAYTDADWGGCPDSRRSTSGYCVYLGDNLVSWSSKR